A window of Castanea sativa cultivar Marrone di Chiusa Pesio chromosome 1, ASM4071231v1 contains these coding sequences:
- the LOC142619001 gene encoding RNA pseudouridine synthase 3, mitochondrial, whose amino-acid sequence MLTKKPSTGRISMWKKILNRQQILFSVRQYSRIYPPPPAYADPVIRVSNNIAQLGGPKEGPKPRQLLSLPPFPAHPLPRKNSFSIPGQSTRVTAISWVKYYFDEISDTVIQSHFNKGLVQIECPISEDSNVDKEGHMKPLRKIRPNEVMEAGARVYIPVSVAETRISKRFDTIPSGTLYPNADEIEYLQRLVKYKDYAIIVLNKPPKLPVKGNLPVHNSMDALAAAALSYDYDEGPKLVHRLDRESSGLLLMGRTKESVDHLQWLFSDINKANFSCKAWNDAYEATYQRYWALVIGCPKQKEGLICAPLSKVLLNDGKTERVILAHQTGLEASQEAITEYRVLGPKINGCSWIELRPLTSRKHQLRVHCAEALGTPIVGDYKYGWFVHQRWKQMPRVDIEPITGKPYRLRRPEGLDVQKGSVLSKVPLLHLHCRELVLPNIAKFLQVLDQKSENLHPALSSKPDLLRFVASMPNHMKISWNLMSSYLV is encoded by the exons ATGCTAACCAAAAAGCCCAGCACTGGCAG aATTAGCATGTGGAAGAAAATCCTCAATCGCCAACAGATATTGTTTTCTGTTAGGCAATACTCTAGAATTTATCCTCCACCACCTGCTTACGCTGACCCAGTAATCCGGGTTTCCAACAACATAGCCCAATTGGGTGGCCCAAAAGAAGGTCCAAAGCCTCGGCAGCTCCTGTCTTTGCCTCCATTTCCTGCTCATCCTCTACCCAGAAAGAACTCGTTCAGCATCCCCGGTCAGTCCACTCGGGTCACCGCTATCAGTTGGGTCAAGTATTACTTTGATGAGATTTCGGACACTGTGATTCAGTCACATTTCAACAAAGGCCTT gtCCAGATAGAATGCCCAATTTCGGAGGACTCCAATGTTGACAAGGAAGGACATATGAAACCTTTGAGGAAG ATTAGGCCTAATGAGGTCATGGAGGCTGGGGCAAGAGTTTACATACCTGTATCAGTTGCTGAGACCAGGATTTCCAAGAGATTTGACACTATTCCAAGTGGGACACTATATCCAAATGCCGATGAGATAGAGTACTTGCAAAGGCTTGTCAAGTACAAG GACTATGCTATAATTGTTCTAAACAAGCCCCCAAAACTGCCAGTTAAG GGGAATCTGCCTGTTCATAACAGCATGGATGCTCTGGCAGCTGCAGCTCTTTCTTATGATTATGATGAGGGTCCTAAGTTG GTTCATCGTCTTGACCGAGAGAGCAGTGGCCTCCTCTTGATGGGGAGAACCAAAGAAAGTGTCGATCATCTTCAGTGGTTATTTAGTGACATAAACAAAGCAAATTTCTCCTGTAAG GCTTGGAATGATGCATATGAAGCAACATATCAGAGGTATTGGGCTTTGGTCATAGGCTGTCCCAAGCAAAAGGAAGGCTTAATTTGTGCTCCTCTTTCAAAG GTGCTTCTGAATGATGGGAAGACTGAGAGAGTCATCTTGGCCCATCAAACAGGTTTAGAAGCCTCTCAAGAGGCAATAACTGAATATCGGGTTCTTGGCCCTAAGATAAATGGATGCTCATGGATTGAATTACGTCCACTTACTAGCCGGAAGCATCAG CTCCGTGTCCATTGTGCTGAAGCTCTTGGCACTCCAATTGTGGGCGACTATAAATATGGTTGGTTTGTTCACCAGAGATGGAAGCAAATGCCTCGAGTTGATATTGAGCCAATAACTGGGAAACCATATAGGTTGCGAAGACCAGAAGGTCTGGATGTTCAGAAGGGAAGTGTTTTATCTAAGGTTCCCTTGTTACATCTGCACTGTAGAGAGCTTGTACTTCCCAACATTGCAAAGTTCCTTCAGGTTTTGGATCAAAAGTCAGAAAACCTGCATCCAGCGCTGAGCTCAAAGCCAGATCTCCTTCGGTTTGTGGCATCAATGCCTAACCACATGAAAATTAGCTGGAATCTTATGTCTTCCTATCTGGTATAA
- the LOC142618991 gene encoding uncharacterized protein LOC142618991 gives MTLNLGCSCSPWLFSHQSPPLPKLSETFATNNYYNNISYSLTFVNFSKTLKTRVSSLSESQNGLVENSVSQLLDEELLAKVSGAKDANEALDMIGDKCGRNGGVVGVNDCCLIITAALERNNAELALSVFYAMRASFDQGATENGSSAERWKWSRPDVHVYTSLIRGLAASLRVSDAVRIIEDICQMGVSPAEEVPFGKVVRCPSCMIAVAVAQPQHGIQIVSCAKCRYKYELISGDIVSIESEEISMDVPAWKRGLRFLQIMKQSIPSAVHSIVVETPSGMARTHRFATETVDLPAQEGERVTIAVAAPSKVYREVGPFKFSPKAPNFYAGEPMCLTNHKDGRESLLLRAPLKEGSSSLLNPSILFPLLAVLVTGDAASGIINPSLPQFLSAAAVTSLAVGATVNALVLPQLNRLPQRSVDAIAIKQQLLAQYDMLQSRIKDLKEAAEKEVWMLARMCQLENKIFAVGEPSYRARRSRVKRVREGLENSLKGRIELIDSFARISSMIEIEVELDSDVLAAEAASNVESIAEQIQQIMELENLEERWKLQAEANDEAERILSSQSIPTEQI, from the exons ATGACTCTCAACTTGGGTTGTTCTTGTTCTCCTTGGCTTTTCTCTCACCAATCTCCTCCACTTCCCAAACTCTCTGAAACCTTTGCCACCAACAACTACTACAACAATATTTCTTATTCTCTTACTTTTGTTAACTTCTCTAAGACCCTCAAGACCAGAGTCTCTTCTTTGAGTGAGAGCCAGAATGGGTTGGTTGAGAACTCGGTATCCCAGCTTTTGGACGAGGAGTTGCTTGCTAAGGTTTCAGGTGCTAAGGATGCCAATGAAGCTTTGGACATGATTGGTGACAAGTGTGGAAGAAATGGAGGTGTTGTGGGAGTTAATGATTGTTGCTTGATTATAACAGCTGCACTTGAGCGCAACAATGCTGAGTTGGCTTTGTCGGTTTTCTATGCCATGCGTGCCAGCTTCGACCAAG GTGCTACTGAAAATGGATCTTCTGCTGAGAGATGGAAGTGGTCCAGGCCTGATGTACATGTTTACACATCCTTAATTAGGGGTCTTGCAGCATCATTGAGGGTTTCTGATGCTGTTAGGATAATTGAAGATATTTGTCAAATGGGAGTATCTCCTGCCGAGGAG GTCCCTTTTGGAAAGGTTGTGAGGTGTCCTAGTTGTATGATAGCTGTTGCTGTTGCACAACCCCAACATGGTATTCAG ATTGTATCCTGTGCGAAGTGCCGCTACAAGTATGAACTTATTTCTGGCGACATAGTTAGCATCGAGTCTGAAGAAATCAG CATGGATGTTCCAGCATGGAAAAGAGGGCTAAGATTCCTGCAAATAATGAAGCAAAGCATTCCTTCTGCTGTTCACTCTATCGTG GTAGAGACTCCTTCTGGTATGGCACGCACACACAGATTTGCTACTGAAACAGTTGATCTCCCAGCACAAGAAGGAGAAAGGGTTACCATTGCTGTAGCAGCTCCATCAAAAGTTTATAGAGAGGTAGGCCCCTTCAAATTCAGTCCAAAGGCCCCCAACTTCTATGCTGGAGAGCCTATGTGCCTGACAAACCACAAAGATGGCCGAGAATCACTATTGTTAAGAGCACCACTAAAAGAAGGAAGCTCGTCCTTACTTAATCCCTCCATCCTCTTTCCCCTTCTTGCTGTGTTGGTCACTGGAGATGCTGCCTCTGGAATTATTAACCCCAGCTTGCCCCAGTTCCTTTCAGCCGCTGCAGTCACATCTCTTGCTGTGGGGGCTACTGTAAATGCTTTGGTTCTGCCCCAGTTAAATCGA CTTCCTCAAAGATCGGTGGATGCAATTGCTATAAAGCAGCAGCTTTTAGCTCAATATGATATGCTCCAGTCTCGCATCAAGGACCTTAAAGAAGCTGCTGAAAAAGAG GTTTGGATGTTGGCTCGGATGTGCCAATTGGAGAACAAAATTTTTGCTGTAGGAGAACCCTCTTATCG TGCTCGGAGAAGTAGAGTCAAAAGAGTGCGAGAAGGCTTGGAAAACTCCCTCAAGGGACGGATTGAACTAATTGACAGCTTTGCAAGA ATTTCTTCAATGATTGAAATAGAAGTAGAATTGGACTCTGACGTACTTGCTGCTGAAGCAGCAAGCAATGTG GAAAGTATTGCTGAACAGATACAACAAATAATGGAGCTAGAGAATCTTGAAGAG AGATGGAAACTACAAGCTGAAGCAAACGACGAGGCAGAAAGAATTCTTAGTTCCCAATCCATACCCACAGAACAGATTTAA